In Rheinheimera sp. MM224, one DNA window encodes the following:
- a CDS encoding dienelactone hydrolase family protein, with translation MSVLFIFTASGFAAVTEKKVQLPNQLGSAVIYGNDSIKNQGTGVIVIHEWWGFNDYARSRAKMLAELGYTSIAVDMYGTGKVADHPDNAMAFMEEAMKDPEKINARFEAAMTLLKAESGVDASRIYAMGYCFGGGVVLNQARMGKNLAGVASFHGMLTSKKFKADATTLKAKILVAHGGADPFVPPEQASSFVTEMLGAGADLDFRVYPGVKHSFTVPQATAKGEAFGMPFKYDEHADKDSWAALLRMLEQKS, from the coding sequence GTGTCAGTACTTTTCATCTTTACCGCATCAGGCTTTGCGGCAGTGACCGAAAAAAAGGTGCAGTTGCCCAATCAGCTTGGCAGTGCGGTAATTTACGGCAATGACAGCATTAAAAATCAGGGCACCGGCGTTATTGTGATCCACGAATGGTGGGGCTTTAATGACTATGCTCGCAGCAGAGCCAAAATGTTGGCCGAATTGGGCTACACCAGTATTGCTGTCGATATGTATGGCACAGGCAAAGTGGCCGATCATCCAGACAACGCCATGGCCTTTATGGAAGAAGCGATGAAGGATCCGGAGAAAATTAATGCCCGTTTTGAAGCTGCTATGACCTTATTAAAAGCAGAATCAGGTGTCGATGCCAGCCGCATTTACGCTATGGGTTATTGTTTTGGTGGTGGCGTGGTACTGAATCAGGCCCGCATGGGTAAAAACCTTGCCGGAGTGGCCAGTTTCCATGGCATGTTAACCTCAAAAAAATTCAAAGCTGATGCTACTACTTTGAAAGCTAAAATTCTGGTGGCCCATGGCGGCGCTGATCCTTTTGTGCCGCCAGAACAAGCCAGCAGCTTTGTCACTGAAATGCTGGGGGCTGGCGCTGACTTAGATTTTCGGGTGTACCCCGGCGTCAAACATAGCTTTACCGTGCCGCAAGCCACAGCCAAAGGTGAAGCTTTTGGCATGCCTTTTAAATACGACGAGCACGCTGATAAAGACAGCTGGGCAGCATTGTTGCGTATGCTGGAGCAAAAATCATAA
- a CDS encoding alpha/beta hydrolase-fold protein encodes MLFRILCLCVVLLSGVASASEAQLLRQDYQSTVDGLKRQYFVYLPQGYDQKAAQKWPVLLFLHGNGERGNGLDELDYTMIHGPLYEAWIQKRDLPFIMIVPQLQMFDMGKLPYIANRSKADIPQRLADGVPPRPVMFPSDKAIAPAKAVADMSKVPVLLPNGWEKAEQDLLAMLATVQKNYNTDAKRLYISGISYGGFGTWYMASKHPELFAAAAPVVAWGHPDLMPSIAAAKLPLWVIAAGRDSAINKDNIYPGIETLRQLGHTNVRFSMLEQAEHDAWRQVYEGWDIYGWLLGKGK; translated from the coding sequence ATGTTGTTCAGAATTCTATGTTTATGTGTTGTCTTATTGTCCGGTGTTGCATCTGCTTCAGAAGCGCAGCTGCTAAGACAAGATTATCAAAGCACAGTCGATGGCTTAAAGCGGCAGTATTTTGTCTATTTGCCTCAAGGTTATGATCAAAAAGCTGCGCAAAAATGGCCAGTCTTGCTGTTTTTGCACGGCAACGGCGAACGTGGCAACGGTCTGGACGAGCTGGATTACACTATGATCCACGGTCCTTTATATGAAGCCTGGATCCAAAAACGCGACCTGCCTTTTATTATGATAGTGCCGCAATTGCAGATGTTTGATATGGGTAAGCTGCCTTATATCGCCAACCGTAGTAAAGCCGATATTCCGCAGCGCTTAGCGGATGGCGTACCGCCACGCCCAGTGATGTTCCCATCTGATAAAGCCATAGCACCAGCTAAAGCTGTAGCTGATATGTCGAAAGTGCCAGTGTTATTGCCAAATGGCTGGGAGAAGGCTGAGCAGGATTTATTGGCCATGCTTGCGACTGTGCAGAAAAATTACAACACAGATGCCAAACGTCTTTATATCTCCGGCATCAGCTACGGTGGTTTTGGTACCTGGTATATGGCCAGCAAACACCCGGAGTTATTCGCTGCCGCTGCTCCTGTAGTCGCCTGGGGTCATCCGGATTTAATGCCATCTATAGCTGCGGCTAAGCTACCACTTTGGGTGATAGCAGCAGGCCGCGATTCGGCTATAAATAAAGATAATATCTACCCAGGCATAGAGACGCTGCGCCAGTTAGGCCACACCAATGTGCGTTTTAGCATGCTGGAACAAGCCGAACACGACGCCTGGCGACAAGTGTACGAAGGCTGGGATATTTATGGTTGGTTGCTGGGGAAGGGGAAGTAG
- the smpB gene encoding SsrA-binding protein SmpB has protein sequence MSKKQSSKNQGGTIAQNRKARHDYFLEERFEAGMCLQGWEIKSIREGKVNLSDSYVILKDGEAFLIGAQIQALHSASSHVVCDPERSRKLLLNKRELNKLVGKKEQDGYTLIATSMYWKACWVKLEFHLAKGKKHFDKRDDIKDRDWSREKERMMKHSKR, from the coding sequence ATGAGCAAAAAACAAAGCAGCAAAAATCAGGGCGGCACCATAGCCCAAAATAGAAAAGCACGACACGACTATTTCCTCGAAGAGCGTTTCGAAGCAGGTATGTGCCTGCAAGGCTGGGAAATAAAGAGTATTCGTGAAGGCAAAGTGAATTTGTCCGACTCGTACGTCATTTTAAAAGATGGCGAAGCTTTTTTAATTGGTGCACAAATTCAGGCGCTGCACAGCGCATCCTCTCACGTGGTCTGCGATCCAGAGCGCTCACGCAAGCTGTTGCTGAACAAACGTGAACTGAACAAACTGGTCGGTAAAAAAGAGCAAGACGGTTACACCTTAATAGCCACTTCCATGTACTGGAAAGCCTGTTGGGTGAAGCTGGAATTCCATCTGGCCAAAGGTAAAAAGCACTTTGATAAGCGTGACGACATCAAAGACAGAGACTGGTCGCGTGAAAAAGAACGCATGATGAAGCACAGCAAAAGATAA
- a CDS encoding type II toxin-antitoxin system RatA family toxin encodes MPQIERSALVFYSARQMFELVNDVPRYPEFLPGCAKAQILQQSADQMLAKLQVKKAGISQEFTTRNTLVTNSQIQMQLESGPFKALSGGWTFVPLSDEACKVVLALDFEFSNKIVEFAFGKIFNELTAAMVGAFTQRAKQVYGEQHG; translated from the coding sequence ATGCCACAAATTGAGCGCAGCGCACTGGTTTTTTACAGCGCGCGCCAGATGTTTGAGCTGGTGAACGATGTACCACGTTATCCGGAATTTTTACCCGGTTGTGCCAAAGCACAAATTTTGCAGCAGTCTGCAGATCAGATGCTGGCTAAGTTACAGGTGAAAAAAGCCGGTATCAGTCAGGAGTTCACCACTCGCAATACCCTGGTGACAAACTCGCAAATTCAGATGCAATTGGAGTCTGGACCTTTTAAAGCTTTATCCGGTGGCTGGACCTTCGTTCCGCTCAGCGATGAAGCTTGTAAAGTGGTGCTGGCATTGGATTTTGAGTTTTCCAATAAAATAGTCGAGTTTGCTTTTGGTAAAATTTTTAATGAGTTAACAGCGGCTATGGTCGGTGCTTTTACACAAAGAGCAAAACAAGTGTACGGAGAACAGCATGGCTGA
- a CDS encoding RnfH family protein, with product MAETKAVELAYATPAKQSLLSLTVDAAATVEQIIQLSGMLSSFPEIDLSQNKVGIWSRTCKLNEVPKAGDRIEIYRPLIADPKDMRRRRAEKAKDEGRANKTTGGRPQANEQAHD from the coding sequence ATGGCTGAAACTAAAGCTGTCGAGCTGGCTTATGCCACACCAGCTAAACAAAGTTTGTTGAGTTTAACTGTGGATGCTGCAGCTACTGTGGAGCAGATTATTCAGCTGTCCGGTATGTTGTCATCTTTTCCTGAAATTGACTTAAGTCAGAATAAAGTCGGGATCTGGAGCCGGACCTGCAAACTGAATGAAGTGCCAAAGGCGGGCGACAGAATTGAAATTTATCGGCCTTTAATTGCCGATCCTAAAGATATGCGTCGTCGCCGTGCTGAAAAAGCCAAGGACGAAGGCAGAGCAAATAAAACAACAGGTGGCAGACCTCAGGCTAATGAGCAAGCGCACGATTGA
- a CDS encoding outer membrane protein assembly factor BamE, whose protein sequence is MKAVVKTALVLATALTLGACSSWIYRIDIPQGNFLEQKDIDKLRVQMTKEQVRFVLGNPVAENAFDDDIWHYFYALKGGRGDNFEKQMVINFKDDKLVDITGDFTKPANFNTPLDKVQ, encoded by the coding sequence ATGAAAGCAGTAGTGAAAACGGCCCTTGTGTTGGCCACAGCATTGACTCTGGGTGCTTGCAGTAGTTGGATTTACCGGATTGATATACCACAAGGTAACTTTCTGGAACAAAAAGACATCGATAAACTGCGTGTTCAAATGACCAAAGAACAGGTTCGCTTTGTATTAGGTAACCCTGTTGCAGAAAACGCTTTCGACGACGACATCTGGCATTATTTTTATGCGCTAAAAGGTGGTCGTGGCGATAACTTTGAAAAGCAAATGGTCATCAATTTTAAAGACGACAAGCTGGTTGATATTACCGGTGATTTCACCAAACCAGCCAACTTTAATACGCCTTTAGACAAAGTCCAGTAA
- the recN gene encoding DNA repair protein RecN produces MLNHLHISNFAIVRALELDWRGGMTTITGETGAGKSIALDALSLCLGDRADGLVVRPGCDKADIVATFDISQLGAAQHWLAEQDLAMGNECIVRRVVGSEGRSRGYINGVQVPAQQLKALGHHLLSIHGQHAHQLLLKSDHQRQLLDAYANTQSALADCRQYWKAWQQLKLEYGELQSSQQQREAQRQLLEYQVAELDQFAPGTDEFAELETEHQRLSNSHSLIQASQQALQLAYDDEDANSYRLLSHACQQLDDYIEVDPALAPIHQMLSEALVQIEEAGRELRRYSEKVDIDPERLAEIDQRLGQWLSLSRKHQIPNDQLALFHQQLSQQLSELAGDDDRIVELQLEIQQAQQLYCQAAEIVSELRKSAALELSDKIARSMAELSMANGKFYIAVESAGIDKANASGWDQVDFLVSTNPGQPLQALHKVASGGELSRISLAIQVILAGKVTTPTLIFDEVDVGISGPVAAGVGRLLRQLGESTQVICVTHLPQVASQGHHQLFVEKYTDGIATETRIRELADEERVQEIARLLAGENVSANAIANARELLCAP; encoded by the coding sequence ATGCTCAACCATCTGCATATCAGCAACTTTGCCATAGTACGCGCGCTGGAACTCGACTGGCGTGGCGGTATGACCACCATTACAGGCGAAACAGGCGCAGGTAAATCTATAGCTTTAGATGCCTTGTCTTTATGTTTAGGCGACCGTGCCGATGGTTTAGTGGTACGCCCCGGTTGTGATAAAGCCGATATAGTGGCTACTTTTGATATCAGTCAGTTGGGTGCAGCTCAGCATTGGCTGGCCGAACAAGATCTCGCCATGGGCAACGAATGTATAGTGCGTCGTGTGGTGGGCAGCGAAGGCCGCTCCCGCGGTTATATCAATGGCGTACAAGTGCCGGCTCAACAACTTAAAGCTTTGGGCCATCATCTGCTGAGTATTCATGGTCAGCATGCCCATCAACTGTTATTAAAATCAGATCACCAGCGCCAGTTACTGGACGCTTATGCCAATACCCAATCTGCTTTAGCCGACTGCCGCCAATACTGGAAGGCCTGGCAGCAATTAAAGCTGGAATATGGCGAGCTACAAAGTAGTCAGCAGCAACGTGAAGCACAACGGCAGTTGCTGGAGTATCAGGTGGCTGAGTTGGACCAGTTTGCCCCAGGTACAGATGAGTTTGCTGAACTCGAAACTGAACATCAGCGTTTAAGCAACAGTCACAGTTTAATCCAGGCCAGCCAACAAGCCTTGCAACTGGCGTATGACGATGAAGATGCCAACAGCTATCGTTTATTAAGTCATGCGTGTCAGCAACTGGACGACTATATCGAAGTAGATCCGGCTTTAGCTCCTATTCATCAGATGCTGAGCGAAGCTTTAGTACAAATTGAAGAAGCAGGCCGCGAATTACGCCGTTACAGCGAAAAAGTAGATATAGACCCGGAACGTTTAGCAGAAATTGACCAGCGCCTGGGGCAGTGGCTCAGTTTAAGTCGTAAACATCAAATTCCAAACGATCAGCTGGCCTTATTCCATCAGCAATTATCCCAGCAGTTATCAGAACTGGCTGGTGATGATGATCGCATAGTTGAACTTCAGCTTGAAATTCAGCAGGCGCAGCAACTCTATTGTCAGGCTGCAGAAATAGTGTCTGAACTGCGTAAATCTGCTGCTTTGGAGTTGTCCGATAAAATTGCCCGCAGCATGGCCGAATTGAGTATGGCCAACGGTAAATTTTATATTGCGGTTGAAAGTGCCGGTATAGATAAAGCCAACGCATCCGGCTGGGATCAGGTCGATTTTCTGGTCAGCACCAACCCAGGCCAACCTTTACAGGCACTGCACAAAGTAGCATCAGGTGGTGAATTATCCCGTATCAGCCTGGCTATTCAGGTGATTTTGGCAGGCAAAGTCACTACTCCTACCTTGATTTTTGATGAAGTAGACGTGGGCATCAGCGGCCCTGTTGCCGCTGGTGTAGGCCGCTTGTTACGCCAGTTGGGAGAATCCACTCAGGTGATTTGTGTCACTCACTTACCTCAAGTCGCAAGTCAGGGCCATCACCAGTTATTTGTCGAGAAATACACTGACGGTATTGCAACAGAAACCCGTATTCGTGAACTGGCAGACGAAGAACGGGTGCAGGAAATAGCCCGCTTACTGGCAGGTGAAAATGTCAGCGCTAATGCGATTGCCAACGCCCGAGAGCTGTTATGTGCTCCTTAA
- the nadK gene encoding NAD(+) kinase, with the protein MSQNPGSAFQTIGLIGKPNHPGANTTLISLYQFLTARKLKVYVEEKVAESLALPDVQVMDLVELGKNCDLAIVVGGDGNMLGAARVLARFGVAVLGVNRGNLGFLTDLSPEDFETPLAAVLAGNFVTEKRNLLEVEVYRNDCVKSSNSAVNEAVLHADKVAHMIEFEAHINGEFVFSQRSDGLIVSTPTGSTAYSLSGGGPILTPELDAMSLVPMFPHTLSSRPLVVSGTSEIVLKVSPSNDAHLQVSCDSHVILAVMPGDEIRIRKHPKPLKLVHPPGYSYFNVLRNKLGWGSKLY; encoded by the coding sequence ATGAGTCAAAACCCAGGCAGCGCATTTCAAACCATTGGCCTCATTGGCAAACCTAATCATCCGGGCGCCAATACCACCCTTATCAGCCTGTATCAGTTTTTAACTGCACGGAAGTTAAAGGTCTATGTGGAAGAAAAAGTGGCTGAATCGTTAGCCTTGCCCGATGTGCAGGTGATGGATTTAGTCGAACTGGGTAAAAACTGCGATCTGGCTATAGTGGTGGGTGGTGACGGCAATATGCTCGGTGCTGCCCGCGTGCTGGCTCGTTTTGGTGTGGCTGTATTGGGTGTAAACCGCGGTAACCTGGGTTTTCTAACTGACTTATCACCGGAAGATTTTGAAACACCTTTAGCTGCTGTGTTAGCAGGTAATTTTGTCACTGAAAAACGTAATCTGCTGGAAGTGGAAGTCTATCGCAATGACTGCGTCAAAAGCAGTAACAGCGCTGTGAACGAAGCTGTATTACACGCCGACAAAGTAGCGCATATGATTGAGTTTGAAGCTCATATCAATGGCGAATTTGTCTTTAGTCAGCGCTCAGACGGTTTAATTGTCAGCACTCCAACAGGTTCTACCGCTTATTCATTATCAGGTGGCGGCCCTATTCTGACACCTGAGCTGGATGCAATGAGTTTAGTGCCAATGTTCCCCCATACCTTAAGCAGCCGTCCTTTGGTGGTATCCGGTACCAGCGAAATAGTATTAAAAGTATCGCCCAGTAACGACGCGCATTTACAGGTCAGCTGCGACAGTCATGTGATTTTGGCGGTGATGCCGGGTGATGAAATCCGTATTCGTAAACATCCGAAGCCGCTGAAACTGGTGCACCCGCCTGGTTACAGCTACTTTAACGTGCTGCGTAACAAGCTCGGTTGGGGCAGTAAACTCTACTAA
- the hrcA gene encoding heat-inducible transcriptional repressor HrcA → MVQLSRPELILKLIVEQYLTDGMPVSSKLLCEQSELGVSSATVRNTMMLLEQQGFIRSPHTSAGRVPTTSGIRLFIDKMLQLEPLTGRWLDAIQVNLPPQLPVSLLCQQAGQLLANLTGMVSIVSAPKGQGRVIRQVDLVRLATQRLLLVVIDEDGDILHRVLFHDDLIDNPTLSRVLCLLNAALCGQDWLDGISRLALIAKEECGTVQSLVKTAMAQLSLDEMQQHQPLIYGQHQLMQATDYHRDPQLQQVIELLDNPSCLVKLLTPITQDEQPKLILGRESGIEPLAKVSLICARYRSEPHGFIALLGPRRMNYGRFVPLVEAVAQQMFFNLNHLNQSP, encoded by the coding sequence GTGGTTCAGTTAAGCAGACCAGAACTGATATTAAAACTCATAGTCGAGCAGTACTTGACGGACGGCATGCCGGTGTCGTCTAAGCTGTTGTGTGAGCAGTCAGAGCTTGGCGTCAGTTCAGCCACAGTGCGCAATACTATGATGTTGCTGGAGCAGCAGGGTTTTATCCGCTCTCCTCACACCTCAGCTGGTCGTGTGCCTACCACTTCGGGTATCCGTTTATTTATCGATAAAATGTTGCAGCTGGAGCCTTTAACAGGTCGTTGGCTGGATGCTATTCAGGTGAATTTGCCACCGCAATTACCAGTTTCTTTATTATGTCAGCAAGCCGGCCAGCTGCTAGCCAACTTAACAGGTATGGTTAGTATTGTTAGTGCGCCTAAAGGTCAGGGCAGGGTAATACGGCAGGTGGATTTAGTGCGTTTAGCCACGCAGCGACTCTTGCTGGTGGTCATAGACGAAGACGGTGATATTTTGCACCGTGTGTTGTTTCACGACGATTTAATTGATAATCCAACCTTAAGCCGGGTTTTGTGTTTACTCAATGCAGCTTTATGTGGTCAGGATTGGTTGGATGGTATTTCACGTTTAGCATTAATAGCAAAGGAAGAATGCGGTACTGTGCAGTCTTTAGTGAAAACCGCTATGGCGCAACTGAGTCTGGATGAGATGCAGCAACATCAACCGCTGATTTATGGTCAGCACCAACTGATGCAAGCTACTGATTATCACCGCGACCCACAATTGCAGCAAGTGATCGAACTTTTAGATAATCCATCTTGTCTGGTGAAGTTATTGACGCCTATCACTCAGGATGAGCAACCAAAATTAATACTGGGGCGTGAGTCTGGTATTGAACCTTTAGCCAAGGTGAGTTTGATTTGTGCACGCTACCGCTCGGAGCCACATGGCTTTATCGCCTTGCTTGGACCACGCCGGATGAACTATGGTCGTTTTGTGCCTTTAGTTGAAGCTGTAGCACAACAAATGTTTTTTAACTTGAATCATCTTAATCAATCCCCATAA
- the grpE gene encoding nucleotide exchange factor GrpE has translation MSEQDKVQTEQQQAAEAAAEQQVVELTPEQELIAKLDAELQQAKAQLAEQHDLMLRIKAEADNSRRRSAMDVEKAHKFALERFAGDLLPVVDNLERALTFLNREDDSQKALGEGVDLTLKGLLDTLAKNGVQQIDPQGQPFNPEFHQAMSIQPSADVAPNTVTFVMQKGYELNGRLVRPAMVGVSKAVE, from the coding sequence ATGAGCGAGCAAGATAAAGTGCAAACTGAACAACAACAGGCTGCGGAAGCAGCGGCAGAGCAACAAGTCGTAGAACTGACGCCGGAGCAGGAACTTATTGCAAAGCTGGATGCAGAATTACAGCAGGCAAAAGCCCAGTTGGCAGAGCAGCATGATTTAATGCTTAGAATTAAAGCTGAAGCAGACAACAGCCGTCGTCGTTCAGCTATGGATGTTGAAAAAGCCCATAAATTTGCGTTGGAGCGTTTCGCTGGTGATTTGTTGCCGGTTGTAGATAACCTTGAGCGTGCTTTAACTTTCTTAAATCGCGAAGACGACAGCCAGAAAGCTCTGGGTGAAGGCGTGGATTTAACCCTGAAAGGTTTACTGGATACGCTGGCGAAAAACGGTGTGCAGCAAATTGATCCACAAGGTCAGCCGTTTAACCCTGAATTCCATCAGGCCATGTCTATTCAGCCAAGTGCTGATGTAGCGCCAAACACTGTGACTTTTGTCATGCAAAAAGGCTACGAGCTGAATGGTCGTTTAGTACGTCCAGCTATGGTTGGTGTATCTAAAGCTGTTGAATAA
- a CDS encoding PqiA/YebS family transporter subunit, whose protein sequence is MSDLESGIAPSAQPVAELVLCRHCDLLQQLPLLAIGQEAACSRCGYLLDMRQKDPVLRPVLYAASSLFMLILANLFPFIGMDVAGNVHIMSFFDTSSVLFNEHQQWLAVLVWLFIQAIPAFCMLAVIYIKLGMVRRVRGLVWTARVLYMLKPWSMVDIFLIGILVAFVKLVVYADISVGMSFWAFCLFCLLHLRTFQVIDRHALWESIAPAPQPVAAHFAGKTGVSLNLASCSCCTAIVPLEQKHCGRCGTKVTARIPASLQKTLAWLITATLLYIPANLLPIMETVSLGSSIQSTIISGIILMWQDGAYPVAIVILLASVVVPVVKIVVMFWLCYLASHTGHKRQLLSTRVYLLVDWIGRWSMVDVLVVAILAALVRFDLLMGVYPGMGAIIFATVVITTMLAAMSFDPRLLWDQRNKKEEQQRG, encoded by the coding sequence TTGTCTGATCTGGAGTCTGGTATAGCGCCTTCCGCGCAACCTGTTGCTGAACTGGTGCTTTGTCGCCACTGCGATCTATTGCAGCAATTGCCGTTGTTGGCTATTGGTCAGGAAGCTGCCTGTAGCCGCTGTGGTTATTTACTGGATATGCGCCAGAAAGATCCGGTATTACGTCCTGTACTCTATGCTGCAAGCTCGTTGTTTATGCTGATCCTAGCAAACCTCTTTCCTTTTATTGGCATGGATGTGGCGGGTAACGTCCATATCATGAGTTTCTTTGATACCTCCTCTGTCCTATTTAACGAACATCAGCAGTGGCTGGCAGTGTTGGTCTGGTTATTTATTCAGGCGATACCAGCTTTTTGTATGCTGGCGGTGATTTACATCAAGCTTGGCATGGTGCGCCGCGTTCGCGGTCTGGTCTGGACCGCTCGTGTGCTTTATATGCTTAAACCCTGGAGCATGGTGGATATTTTCCTTATTGGTATTCTGGTCGCCTTTGTCAAACTGGTGGTCTATGCCGATATTTCTGTGGGGATGAGCTTCTGGGCTTTTTGCCTGTTTTGTTTGTTGCATTTGCGCACTTTTCAGGTGATAGACCGCCATGCGTTGTGGGAATCGATAGCTCCTGCGCCTCAGCCTGTTGCTGCGCATTTTGCAGGAAAAACCGGTGTTTCATTGAATTTAGCCAGTTGCAGCTGTTGTACTGCTATAGTGCCGCTGGAACAAAAACACTGTGGCCGTTGTGGCACTAAAGTCACGGCCCGTATTCCGGCCAGCTTGCAAAAAACTCTGGCCTGGCTGATTACTGCAACTCTGTTGTATATCCCTGCTAACTTGCTGCCTATTATGGAAACTGTGTCTTTGGGCAGCAGCATTCAGTCTACAATCATCAGCGGTATTATATTGATGTGGCAGGACGGTGCTTACCCTGTGGCCATTGTGATTTTATTAGCCAGCGTGGTCGTGCCCGTGGTGAAAATAGTGGTGATGTTCTGGTTATGTTATTTAGCCAGTCATACTGGCCATAAACGACAGTTGCTGTCGACCCGGGTGTATTTATTAGTCGACTGGATAGGCCGCTGGTCTATGGTGGATGTGCTGGTGGTGGCTATTCTGGCTGCTTTAGTACGGTTTGATTTATTGATGGGCGTGTACCCTGGTATGGGCGCGATAATTTTTGCGACTGTGGTGATCACCACCATGCTCGCCGCTATGAGTTTTGACCCACGTTTATTGTGGGATCAACGGAATAAAAAAGAGGAGCAGCAGCGTGGCTAA
- the pqiB gene encoding intermembrane transport protein PqiB → MAKTQGRVAAVKKIRQLSPIWIVPVIAVAIGIWMLYYTQKNQGPVITLVTLNAEGIVAGKTQIKSRSVDIGRVESVQLSEDLSKVLIKARMDPGIEALLNEDSQLWVVKPTIGRGGVSGLNTLLSGAYIELQPGKASVQKYYYELLDSPPIAPADAPGVRVTLLSDDATALAVGDPVLYHGYAVGTVETSNFVAEKGHMTYQLFVRAPYDALVTENVRFWQASGMALDVSAQGVRVELASVATLLSGGVHFDVLDGWPVGDKVASNSEFQLFKNQKAIKEGLYTEYNEYLMFFDESIRGLTAGAPLEYKGIRIGTVAMAPYFFNMENPLDVAFKRGIPVLVRVEAGRLAGEMSLKKLAQELETAVQHGLRAVLKTGSLLTGALYIELVQTDAVIETPKVKVDVPALADADSSEKVQVATAQPPEFSSEGFVPAPFALADHAGLKIMPTAPSGLANIEQKVLQVLDKVNRLPVEDVLAQSSATLAQSEKMLKNAEQLILSLDQLVKHNAVQQLPADIQQSLVELRKTLAGFSPGSPAYERLNGNLQSMDQLLRDLQPVIKTMNSQSNSLIFNADLPKDPEPEKGN, encoded by the coding sequence GTGGCTAAGACGCAGGGCCGGGTGGCCGCGGTGAAAAAGATCCGACAATTATCCCCTATCTGGATAGTGCCAGTAATAGCTGTGGCTATTGGCATCTGGATGCTTTATTACACTCAGAAAAATCAGGGACCTGTGATTACATTAGTCACACTGAATGCTGAAGGCATAGTGGCAGGCAAAACTCAGATCAAAAGCCGCAGTGTTGATATAGGTCGGGTAGAGTCGGTGCAGCTGTCTGAAGATTTAAGCAAAGTACTGATCAAAGCGCGGATGGACCCGGGCATTGAAGCGTTACTCAATGAAGACTCCCAATTGTGGGTGGTTAAACCTACCATAGGCCGTGGTGGTGTCAGTGGTTTAAATACGCTGTTATCCGGCGCCTATATTGAATTGCAGCCAGGCAAAGCTAGTGTGCAAAAGTATTATTACGAATTGCTCGATAGCCCACCTATAGCGCCAGCTGATGCGCCAGGGGTACGGGTGACGTTGTTGAGTGATGATGCAACGGCTCTGGCCGTAGGCGATCCTGTGCTTTATCACGGTTATGCAGTGGGTACTGTGGAGACCAGTAACTTTGTTGCTGAAAAAGGCCATATGACTTATCAGTTGTTTGTGCGTGCGCCTTATGATGCCCTTGTGACTGAAAACGTACGCTTCTGGCAAGCCAGCGGCATGGCGCTGGATGTGTCAGCTCAAGGGGTTCGGGTTGAATTGGCGTCTGTGGCAACTTTGCTTAGCGGCGGTGTGCATTTTGATGTGCTGGATGGCTGGCCTGTGGGCGATAAAGTGGCCAGTAACAGTGAGTTTCAGCTGTTTAAAAATCAAAAGGCCATCAAAGAAGGTTTGTACACTGAATACAACGAATACCTGATGTTTTTTGACGAGTCGATTCGTGGTTTAACTGCAGGTGCGCCTTTGGAATATAAGGGCATACGCATTGGTACTGTGGCTATGGCTCCGTACTTTTTTAATATGGAAAACCCGCTGGATGTGGCCTTTAAACGGGGTATTCCGGTGTTGGTAAGAGTGGAAGCGGGTCGGCTTGCTGGTGAGATGAGCCTGAAAAAGCTGGCGCAGGAATTAGAAACCGCAGTGCAACATGGTTTAAGAGCTGTATTAAAAACCGGTAGTCTGCTGACTGGTGCTTTGTATATCGAACTGGTGCAAACCGATGCTGTGATTGAAACACCTAAAGTAAAAGTGGATGTGCCAGCCCTTGCTGATGCTGATAGCTCTGAAAAAGTGCAAGTGGCAACAGCTCAGCCGCCAGAGTTTTCCAGCGAAGGTTTTGTGCCTGCGCCTTTTGCGTTAGCGGATCACGCTGGTCTGAAAATTATGCCAACAGCCCCAAGCGGTTTAGCCAATATTGAACAAAAAGTGCTGCAGGTGCTGGATAAGGTCAATCGTCTGCCTGTGGAAGATGTGTTAGCTCAAAGCTCAGCTACTTTGGCGCAAAGCGAAAAAATGCTGAAAAATGCTGAACAGTTGATCCTGTCACTGGACCAACTGGTGAAACACAATGCAGTACAGCAATTGCCAGCAGATATTCAGCAAAGTCTGGTGGAACTGCGTAAAACACTGGCTGGCTTTTCGCCTGGTTCACCTGCTTATGAGCGGTTAAATGGCAATTTGCAATCGATGGACCAATTATTACGTGACTTGCAGCCTGTGATTAAAACCATGAACAGTCAAAGTAACTCACTGATTTTTAATGCCGATCTGCCTAAAGATCCAGAACCTGAGAAGGGTAACTAA